The segment ATGCACAAGCATGGCGCCAAGATCATGATCCAGATTACCCACATGGGCCGCCGCTCGCGCTGGGACGGCTTCAACTGGCCGACCCTGATGTCGCCGTCGGGTATCCGTGAACCGGTACACCGCGCCACCTGCAAGACCATCGAGGTGGAAGAGATCTGGCGCGTCATCGGCAACTACGCCCAGGCTGCGCGCCGGGCCAAAGAGGGTGGCCTGGACGGCGTCGAGCTGTCGGCAGTGCACCAGCACATGATCGACCAGTTCTGGAGCCCGCGGGTCAACAAGCGTACCGACGAGTGGGGCGGCAGCTTCGAAGGGCGCATGAAGTTCGGCATGGAAGTGCTGAAAGCCGTGCGCGCCGAAGTGGGCGACGACTTCTGCGTAGGCATGCGCATTTGCGGTGACGAGTTCCACCCCGATGGCCTCAGCCACGAGGACATGAAGCAGATCGCCGCCTACTACGATGCCACCGGCATGCTCGATTTCATCGGCGTGGTGGGTTCGGGTTGCGACACCCACAACACCCTGGCCAACGTCATCCCCAACATGAGCTACCCGCCGGAGCCGTTCCTGCACCTGGCGGCCGGCATCAAGGAAGTGGTCAAGGTCCCGGTGCTGCACGCGCAGAACATCAAGGACCCGAACCAGGCCACGCGCATTCTCGAAGGCGGCTACGTCGACATGGTCGGCATGACCCGCGCGCACATGGCCGACCCGCACCTGATCGCCAAGATCAAAATGGGCCAGATCGACCAGATCAAGCAGTGCGTCGGTGCCAACTACTGCATCGACCGCCAGTACCAGGGCCTGGATGTGCTGTGCATCCAGAACGCCGCCACCTCCCGTGAATACATGGGTGTGCCGCACATCATCGAGAAGACTACCGGCGTGAAACGCAAGGTGGTGGTGGTTGGCGCAGGCCCTGCCGGCATGGAAGCGGCCCGCGTGGCTGCCGAACGTGGCCACGACGTGACCCTGTTCGAGAAAAAAGAGCAAATTGGCGGGCAGATCACCATCGCCGCCAAAGCCCCGCAGCGTGACCAGATTGCCGGTATCACCCG is part of the Pseudomonas fakonensis genome and harbors:
- the dgcA gene encoding NADH:flavin oxidoreductase — protein: MAFEAMFQPIQIGKLTIRNRVLSTAHAEVYATDGGMTTDRYVKYYEEKAKGGIGLAICGGSSVVAIDSPQEWWASVNLSTDRIIPHFQNLADAMHKHGAKIMIQITHMGRRSRWDGFNWPTLMSPSGIREPVHRATCKTIEVEEIWRVIGNYAQAARRAKEGGLDGVELSAVHQHMIDQFWSPRVNKRTDEWGGSFEGRMKFGMEVLKAVRAEVGDDFCVGMRICGDEFHPDGLSHEDMKQIAAYYDATGMLDFIGVVGSGCDTHNTLANVIPNMSYPPEPFLHLAAGIKEVVKVPVLHAQNIKDPNQATRILEGGYVDMVGMTRAHMADPHLIAKIKMGQIDQIKQCVGANYCIDRQYQGLDVLCIQNAATSREYMGVPHIIEKTTGVKRKVVVVGAGPAGMEAARVAAERGHDVTLFEKKEQIGGQITIAAKAPQRDQIAGITRWYQLELARLKVDLRLGTAADVATIQDLRPDVIVLAVGGHSFLEQNEHWGAAEGLVVSSWDVLDGKVAPGKNVLVYDTICEFTGMSVADFIADKGSQVEIVTDDIKPGVAMGGTTFPTYYRSMYPKEVIMTGDMMLEKVYREGDKLVAVLENEYTGAKEERVVDQVVVENGVRPDEQLYYALKDGSRNKGQIDVEALFAIKPQPILSQPGEGYLLYRIGDCVAQRNVHAAIYDALRLCKDF